The sequence TGAAGTTGGGGACTACTTGCTGTGCTACGCGACGAATCTCTCACGCTTCGTCGGCATCCTGGAGGTAACCCAAAGGGACTACAAAGACACAGCCGACATCTGGGATCCGGTGTACCCCAGCAAGTTAGGTGTTCGAGTTATTGTACAGCTGACCCCCGAGACGGCTGTGCCGATCCTTCTGCTCCAATACCAGCTAAGTATTTCCAAAGTTGGTGACTCACCACTTCCGTGGAAGGACGCCGTCCGACGCTGGCCGTCCCCCTGGATAGAGGCAGATGGGGAAGCCGTGGTAGATGCTCTCCTAAGGGCTAAGTCCGCCCCCCCGTTGTCAGACCGCTTAAAGTGAGGCGGCATCTGCTTTGGCGTGCGCACCTTTCGGCCGAAGATCTCCCTGTCTCTGAGCGATGATTCCGGCGCGAACCGCCAGCGAACTCTGCGGTATGGAAGAGCAGCTCAAACTCAGCTACAGTCTGTCGGAGAACGCTCAGGACGCACAAGTCAGCGTCCTCACAGGACGGACCACCTCGCATCGCGCCACCATCAGCACATCCAAGACGTATAACCTCCAACGTGACTGGGTTCTTAAGCCCAAGATCTTCACCGAACTCAAGAATGCCCAGTCGATCGTACTGGCTCAACATACTCGTCTGGCCATACTGGTCGTTCACCTGAAGGCGCTACTACTCCGCATTCGCAGGGCGCTTCCGCACCGCCAACCACAATCGTGTCATCAGACCCGGTGCCGATAGCATGGCGAAGGATGGGCCCGGAACCTCTGCGACATATACCTTCGATTCGCTCTGAACCGGCGGCCCATTGGGGCGGCTCAAAGCTTCGCACAGAGCTGTCTGCCCGACGCTCAGTCTCTCGCGGAACGTATCGGAATCAACCTCCCAGCGCTTGGTGACATCCAGCGCCGCGGCCTGCTGAAGCAACGCGATCAGGTGCTTTCGATGCCCCCCTGCCAGCGACTGCATATTTTCGAGCAAGTGCCGAGGTTCATCGGCCCGGCGAAACAGTTCCAACACGTAAAGCTGAATCGCGACCACAACATGATCCCGCTTGGCGGCATACCAAGCCTGGTATCGCTCCGGCAACGCGACCACAAACTCATCGTCGGCAATGCAGACACACGCATAAAACGCCGACTCGGCTTCGCATCGGGAACGATCGCAACTGCCCAGAACGGCGATATAGCCAATCGCCGCTTCAATCGGATGCGGACCGCTGTCGAATTGTTTAAAGCTCACCAGAACTGAACGACAAAGCTGAGAGAGCGACTTCGCGTCTCCTATCTCATCCGCAATACGCTCCGGATTGGGGGCAACGAATAGCCCAGCGCGTCGGTGATGTTCGCGCATCGTGAAAATCTTCCTCTCCCAAATACCCGGAAGCGAATCTGTGCTCGACTTCGTGCGGGATCCATGGCGTTACTCGCGCGATTCTATCATTCCACCAAGCAGCAGTTCCAACACTTACTCCAGCCAGAGTTGCGCAGTGGAAATTGCCAGCTACACGCCGCGTCTGTTGAACCAAAGCAGGGGCCAAAGCGGGCGATGACAGGCGAATCACCGGTCTGCGGAGTCGGTACCGTAAGTCCCCCCAAAGAACGAGTTCTGGTTGATGCGGGTTTCACCTCGCGGGTATGGTGAGTAGGCACTAGCATAGCCCCAGTGATCCGAGCGGATATCTTGGCAGCCTTGCGCAGAGCGTCGTCGCCCAAAGGCACGTGGTGTGGACACCAGATGACCTGTTGGACGAAACGCACCGGAAGGAACACACCAAATGATCGTTGGAGAACCAAGTACAATATTCAAATAATGTCGCGATGGAAGATTCTGGTGGCCGACGATAGCCTTGTCATGCGTAGGCTGCTTGGATCCTCCCTCGAGAGCTGGGGATATGACGTCATTTGCGCCGGGGACGGGGGAGAGGCATGGGCCGTGCTCTCTCAACCGGATGCACCGCAGATTGCAGTTCTGGATTGGATGATGCCCGTTCACAGCGGCCCGGAACTCTGCCGGATGGTTCGCGGGTTGCGCCACAACAACTACACCTATCTCATCCTGCTCACGTCGCGAGGACTCACACAGGACACCGTGGAGGGTCTCAGTGCTGGCGCGGACGACTATATTGTTAAGCCATTTGAACGACAAGAGCTTGAAGTTCGCCTCCGCGTTGGCCGCCGGATTATCGATCTCCATACCGAACTGATTGCCACCCGGAAGGTGCTTCTGGAGCAGGCCACCCGCGATGCGCTGACCAAAACTTGGAACCGCGCCGCAATCCTGGAAACGCTTGACCGCGAAGCCTCGCGCTGCCTGCGCGAGGGTATTGGGTTGGGGGTCCTCATGATTGATCTGGATCACTTCAAACGCGTCAACGATACTTTCGGCCATCAGGTGGGCGACGAAGCTTTACGCGAGGCCGCCAGAAGAATTCAAGGGGCTAGGCGCGCTGGTGACTCCTTCGGCCGCTATGGCGGTGAGGAGTTCATCATGGTCGTGCCCGGATGCGACGATTTCCGTTTGTTCACGCTCGCCGAACGCCTCCGGCTCTTGCTGGGAAGCGAACCCTTCCTGATCAGCGGCCATCAATTGAGGCTCACGGCCAGCTTTGGAGCCTGTTGCGCTGCGCCCGGCTCTGCCGAAAGCGCGAAAGACCTTGTCCGCTCTGCCGACTCAGCCCTCTACGAAGCCAAACGGGGCGGCCGAAATCGGACAGTCCTGGCAGAATCGCTCACGGTGCCGCATTACGAAACAGCTCAACCTCAATCGATTGAAGGAATCTGAAGTCATAAAGTCCGCCGCCAAGTGGCTAGCCGATAAAGAATTCAAGACGCCGGAGGAAAGCACCGATCTCGGCCTCCGCTGCGTCTCACGATCCCGGGGAGTGGTGTTGCAGAGAGCACTGCGTTGCCGATGGAGCGGCTGGGAGCAGAAATCCTGATTCGGAGCCGGGGCGGATTGGACGGCGGTGGAAGCGTGGTTCGCCCAGCCAGTGCGAGGGCCACCTGGGGAGGGCTGAGGGCAGATGCTCCGGCGGGGGCCAAACCAGGTTGGAGGTGTCCGCCGCAGCGAATTCAGGCACGCCAAGATTGCTATCCAAAAATGGTAACCACCGCCGACTTCTTCTCGGCTTGGGACACGATTTGGAGAGTTGGCAATCGACGCAGGCCTAGGTCAGATCACCGATCTTCCTGAGCCCCATAACACTTTACGGGCCAGAACCGGCACTCTGACTATGTATAGCGATGGGCGGGAAACGGTCCCCTTGGGTGTATCACCTCCATGACACAACGCCGTCCTCAATGGCGAGGATCTCGGAACCCACCGGCGCGTAGAGGTCCACGCCGGCGTGTTTACGAGTCCCGCTGGCTCGGGACGAGCCGAATGACTGGGGACTGACCCGAAAGTATTCCTTCGGTCTGAAGCGAAGAGCGAAACAAGGCATGTTACTTCACAGGATAGAGGGGGATCTGGATCGCTTTGTAGGCCGGGAAGTCCTTCAAGTTCAGGGTGACCTTGATGGAGCCGGGCGGCGGTTTGGTGGGGTCGTAGTCAGGCAGACCGCCAAGCATGTGGCTTTCCGGCGCCCTACCGATTCAGTCCGGCCGGGATCAGATCTGGATCTGTGGGCGGTGTGTGCCGGCGTCCTGCTCGAGGAAGTCCCGAATCTTCTCAAGGTCGTTGTGGAGGGCGTAGATCAAGGCGCCGACGGCGGCCAGAAACTGGTCGGTGCTGTCGAAGTCGATGTGCAGGCTGGACGGCGTCAGCACGACATGGGCGGGCAGGGACTGAAACCGGCTGCTGAGCATTGCGAGAGCCTCAGCGTCGCGGGCCACGTGGGTGAGATTGGCCAGCACCTGGGGGCGGATCTTCTCCAGAAACGCGGCCAGGCGGTCGTGGCGGCGGATCTCGTGGTCCAGCCGGCCGCCTTCGGCCAGCAATTCCTCCAGGCGGGCAATCAGTGCAGGCCGCCGGCAAATCAGCGTATTGCCGGGGCCGGGCTCGGCGCCGCAGTGGCGCAGCAGCCGCCAGGCGACGGTTTTTGAGACGCCCAGCAGTTCCTCGAGCTGGCGGCGGTCCACCCAGTCGCTGGTGGAGAGCCGGAGCGAGTCGAGCGCGGCCGGAATCCGGTGGCAATAGGTGGGGTGAGCGGGCATAGTCGAGGCTCCCCCGACTCTATCAGGTTTGCAATAATCGTTTCCAATGAGTATTTTCTAGCATGCTATAAGTCAACATTATAATATGTTAAGAGGCAATCATGCCATTCCCCCTGCAAAAAGCCCTCTTCTGCCCCTGCGGCGCCCCTGCACCCCCCAGAACCCCGCTCTGCCCCCGCTGCCGCCAGCAACTCGCCAACTCCCGCCGTCGCTTCGGCGGCCTGCGCCTGGCCGTCCTCAACCGCGATCGCCACCACTGTGCCGCCTGCGACTCGGTCCCGATCCGCCCCCATGTCCACCACCGGTGCCCCGGCTGCCAGGAATCCGCCCAGCTGATCACACTCTGCCCGCGCTGCCACGTCCGCATCCACAAGTTGGCCCGGTTGCCGCGGGTCTGGCTGTCGCCGCTCCTCGCCCACCTCTGGCAGAAGCAGCACCCCGGCGCCCCGCTTCAACTCCAATTGGCTCTGGCTGCACTAGAGTCGTTGGCCTGACGGAATGGCACTAATAATGCCACAAAAGCATGGCATAATAATAGCAAGGTCACCAATATGAAGAACTTCCATCTGCCACTTCCAGAACAGGTCTACGCTCAACTCCGGGCTGAGGCCGACCGAAACGGAGTGCCTGCAACCACCTTGGCGCGCGACGCAATCAACTTCTGGCTGAGGAATCAGGCAAAAGAGGCCCGACACAATGCAATCGCGACCTACGCCACACAGATGGCTGGTACGGAGCTCGATCTTGATTCGGACTTGGAGTCGGCCGGCATCGAGTCACTTCTGGACGCCACAGGAGATTCCAAGTGAGGCGCGGAGACGTTTACTGGGCTGATCTTGTCCCGCGATCCGAATCAGAACAAACGGGACGCCGCCCTGTGGTCTTGGTGTCTCATGATGGCTTCAATCAGACACCA is a genomic window of Armatimonadota bacterium containing:
- a CDS encoding diguanylate cyclase produces the protein MADDSLVMRRLLGSSLESWGYDVICAGDGGEAWAVLSQPDAPQIAVLDWMMPVHSGPELCRMVRGLRHNNYTYLILLTSRGLTQDTVEGLSAGADDYIVKPFERQELEVRLRVGRRIIDLHTELIATRKVLLEQATRDALTKTWNRAAILETLDREASRCLREGIGLGVLMIDLDHFKRVNDTFGHQVGDEALREAARRIQGARRAGDSFGRYGGEEFIMVVPGCDDFRLFTLAERLRLLLGSEPFLISGHQLRLTASFGACCAAPGSAESAKDLVRSADSALYEAKRGGRNRTVLAESLTVPHYETAQPQSIEGI